CCATCGGCATCCTGGTTGCGCGGCCACTGATGGCCGCACCGGCCGTCTCGGAGTTCGCCCGCACCGGCGAAGGACCGGTGTTCGCCGGGTCGCTGTTCCCGTTCCTGTTCATCACGATCGCGTGCGGCGCGCTGTCGGGATTCCATTCGCTGATCGCCTCGGGCACCACCCCGAAACTGCTCGAAAAAGAGAGCCAGATGCGGCTGATCGGCTATGGCGGCATGCTCACCGAATCCTTCGTGGCGGTGATGGCGCTGATCACCGCATCGATCCTGGACCAGCACCTGTTCTTCACCCTCAATGCGCCGGTCGCCGCGACCGGCGGCACCGCCTCGAGCGCCGCCGCTTACGTCAACGGGCTCGGGCTCGGCGGGACCCCGGTGACCGCCGAGCAGATCACCGAGGCCGCCACCGCGGTCGGGGAACAGTCGATCGTGTCTCGCACCGGCGGGGCCCCCACCCTGGCGCTGGGAATGGCCGACGTTTTGGGGCGGGTGTTCGGCGGACCGGGCCTCAAGGCCTTCTGGTACCACTTCGCGATCATGTTCGAGGCGCTGTTCATCCTGACCACCGTCGACGCCGGCACCCGGGTGGCCCGATTCATGCTCTCGGACGCGCTGAGCAACCTCGGCGGACCGCTGCGCCGGCTGTCCAACCCGAGTTGGCGGATCGGGGCGTGGGTGTGCAGTCTGGCCGTGGTCGCCGGGTGGGGTTCGATCCTGTTGATGGGCGTCACCGATCCGCTCGGCGGGATCAACACCCTTTTCCCGTTATTCGGTATCGCCAACCAGTTGCTGGCCGCGATCGCGCTGACGGTGGTGACGGTGATCGTGATCAAGAAGGGCCGCGGGACCTCCGGCCTGAAATGGGCGCTCATCCCAGGCATTCCGCTGCTGTGGGATCTGACGGTCACCATGACCGCCTCATGGCAGAAGATCTTCTCCGGCGATCCGCGGGTGGGCTACTGGACGCAACACTTCGCCTATCGAGCCGCCGAGCGGGCCGGCGAGACGTCGTTCGGATCGGCAGCCAATCCGGCGCAGTTGCACGACGTCGTCCGCAACACGTTCATCCAGGGAACTTTGTCGATTGTGTTCGCCTCGCTGGTGGCGGTGGTGGTCGTGGCCGCAATTGTGGTGTCGCTACGGGCGATTCGCGGAGCGGCGTCGACCTTCGAGCCGCCGCCGGTGCCATCGAAGCGATTCGCGCCTGCCGGGCTGATCCCCACCGCGGCCGAACGAAAGGTGCAGGAGCAATGGAACGCCCGCTGCGCGGATTAGCGCGGGCCGCTCGCCACGTCGGCTGGTACTGGGCATCGCTGTTGGGCGACAACCACTACCGCCGCTACCTG
The window above is part of the Mycolicibacter sp. MU0102 genome. Proteins encoded here:
- a CDS encoding YbdD/YjiX family protein, with product MERPLRGLARAARHVGWYWASLLGDNHYRRYLEYRRRAHPGEPVLSERDYWRHRHDSDPGVRCC
- a CDS encoding carbon starvation CstA family protein yields the protein MAAPTAPEVVERHDGPVTYVHTDPELPAVAVIDRSPISARHKMVFGALAVAGAVAWASIAFARGEAVNAVWFVIAAVCTYVIGFRFYARFIERKIVQPRDDHATPAEIFEDGTDYLPTDRRVLFGHHFAAIAGAGPLVGPVLATQMGYLPGTIWIIIGAVIAGCVQDYLVLWCSVRRRGRSLGQMAREELGVVGGAAAIIGVLVIMVILIAVLALIVVRALAVSPWGVFSIAMTIPIALFMGFYLRFLRPGRVSEVSLIGIVALLGAVAAGKWVAETSWGVAWFTLSPVTLSWCIIGYGFAASVLPVWLLLAPRDYLSTFMKVGTIILLAIGILVARPLMAAPAVSEFARTGEGPVFAGSLFPFLFITIACGALSGFHSLIASGTTPKLLEKESQMRLIGYGGMLTESFVAVMALITASILDQHLFFTLNAPVAATGGTASSAAAYVNGLGLGGTPVTAEQITEAATAVGEQSIVSRTGGAPTLALGMADVLGRVFGGPGLKAFWYHFAIMFEALFILTTVDAGTRVARFMLSDALSNLGGPLRRLSNPSWRIGAWVCSLAVVAGWGSILLMGVTDPLGGINTLFPLFGIANQLLAAIALTVVTVIVIKKGRGTSGLKWALIPGIPLLWDLTVTMTASWQKIFSGDPRVGYWTQHFAYRAAERAGETSFGSAANPAQLHDVVRNTFIQGTLSIVFASLVAVVVVAAIVVSLRAIRGAASTFEPPPVPSKRFAPAGLIPTAAERKVQEQWNARCAD